A region from the Lentisphaera profundi genome encodes:
- a CDS encoding chloride channel protein, translated as MNINKLKFKLQKNKAFKLVMLSILVGIITGLLASLFFLSLEWAKAIIFDGVLGLELTSPPGDHIISEENLHHIKTSLYDQIFSSLPQTLLIILVPGIGCGIAGYIVRRYAPEASYDGTSALVDTFHNKRAKMKISTAIVKGIASIMTLASGGSGGKEGPVAQMGAGFGCYVADKLSLSVKERRSLFLAGCAGGLGAIFRAPLGAAITAVEVLYREDFESESIMPCVIASVTSYSTFMLTFGSHTIFNLGEVESFEGFFHIPSYILLALICSVIGAIYVKFYQATKDFFIKLTIPTWMKPVIGGMLTGVLALMMPYALGDGWGAIQDVMDGKLALGFIALAVIIKIIATSLTIGSGGSAGIFGPSLFIGAMTGGCLGTFLHMQFPDNPMIPSITAFVMVGMAAFFAGVANAPIASIIMVCEITGTYNLLAPLLLTSAFSMLFTSKVSIFKPQVLNKFESPAHKGDMTVNILQEIQVGDALDLSQKTKTVEATTMLGELSEIVQSTEQHIFPVVNKGTLIGIANLDKIRTVMFNQDTYSMLIVADIMEKSVVLKSNMTLYEALGKFLNDGHLELCVVNDENQVINVLRYQDLIEAYHKSVNLHNSEEEDPIHATL; from the coding sequence ATGAATATCAACAAACTCAAATTTAAACTACAGAAAAACAAAGCCTTCAAACTGGTTATGCTTTCCATTTTAGTGGGTATTATCACTGGCTTATTAGCGAGTCTATTCTTTCTTTCCTTAGAGTGGGCAAAAGCTATAATTTTCGACGGTGTCCTTGGCTTGGAACTTACTTCTCCTCCAGGAGATCATATCATAAGTGAGGAGAACTTACACCATATAAAGACCTCTCTCTACGATCAAATCTTCTCATCACTTCCACAAACTCTACTTATCATTCTCGTCCCTGGGATTGGCTGTGGTATAGCTGGATACATCGTTAGACGCTACGCACCTGAGGCTTCTTACGATGGCACCTCAGCGCTAGTTGACACATTCCACAACAAAAGAGCAAAAATGAAAATCTCAACCGCTATCGTAAAGGGCATAGCTTCCATTATGACTTTAGCGAGTGGCGGTAGTGGCGGCAAAGAAGGTCCCGTGGCACAAATGGGTGCAGGATTTGGTTGCTACGTAGCTGATAAACTTTCTTTATCCGTTAAAGAAAGAAGAAGCCTATTCTTAGCTGGTTGTGCAGGTGGTTTGGGCGCTATTTTTCGAGCCCCCCTCGGTGCCGCTATTACTGCCGTAGAAGTATTATATCGCGAAGATTTTGAATCCGAATCAATCATGCCCTGCGTCATTGCAAGCGTAACGTCCTACTCTACTTTCATGCTCACCTTTGGCAGCCATACAATTTTCAATCTAGGTGAAGTCGAAAGTTTTGAAGGCTTCTTCCATATCCCATCTTATATTTTACTTGCCCTAATCTGTAGTGTTATCGGAGCCATATACGTCAAATTTTATCAGGCGACTAAAGATTTTTTTATCAAACTAACAATACCTACTTGGATGAAGCCTGTTATTGGTGGAATGCTCACTGGAGTCCTCGCACTTATGATGCCCTACGCCTTAGGTGATGGTTGGGGTGCCATCCAAGATGTTATGGATGGTAAGTTGGCGCTTGGCTTTATTGCCCTAGCGGTAATCATAAAAATCATCGCCACCTCATTAACCATTGGTTCAGGCGGCTCTGCAGGAATTTTTGGTCCAAGTTTATTTATTGGAGCTATGACGGGCGGTTGCTTAGGCACTTTCCTTCACATGCAATTTCCTGATAATCCCATGATCCCTTCCATCACCGCTTTCGTCATGGTTGGCATGGCTGCATTTTTTGCAGGCGTGGCTAATGCCCCTATTGCCTCCATTATCATGGTTTGTGAAATAACGGGGACCTATAACTTATTGGCTCCACTACTTCTAACCTCAGCTTTCAGCATGCTTTTCACCAGCAAAGTATCCATTTTTAAACCTCAAGTTTTAAACAAATTTGAATCTCCTGCCCACAAGGGAGACATGACCGTAAATATCCTTCAAGAAATCCAAGTGGGTGATGCCCTAGATTTATCCCAAAAAACTAAAACAGTTGAAGCCACCACCATGCTAGGCGAACTCTCCGAAATAGTTCAAAGCACGGAACAACATATTTTTCCCGTTGTTAATAAGGGAACCCTTATCGGCATTGCAAACCTTGACAAAATCCGTACGGTTATGTTTAATCAAGATACCTACTCAATGCTAATTGTTGCCGACATCATGGAAAAATCAGTCGTACTAAAAAGCAATATGACGCTATACGAAGCCTTAGGCAAATTCTTAAATGATGGCCACTTAGAACTCTGTGTCGTTAATGATGAGAATCAAGTTATCAATGTCTTACGTTACCAAGACTTGATTGAAGCCTATCACAAAAGTGTAAATCTACATAATTCTGAAGAAGAGGACCCCATACATGCCACTCTTTAA
- a CDS encoding transposase, producing MSQSLCQNYIHIIYHISFSEPVNIPLELEAGLHAYLAEICKSQNSPALVINGTKDHVHILCQLSKKLSIVELLMKLKSNSSRWMKVQDSLNPYLEKFSWQKGYGSFPVSASKLDIVQQYILNQKEHHKKLTFKEEYLMFLDKYHVEYNDKYLWD from the coding sequence ATGAGTCAGTCACTTTGTCAAAATTATATACACATCATTTATCACATTAGTTTTAGTGAGCCAGTTAACATTCCCTTAGAATTAGAAGCAGGCTTACACGCCTACTTGGCAGAGATTTGCAAAAGTCAAAATTCGCCTGCTTTGGTAATAAATGGAACTAAAGATCATGTACATATCCTATGTCAATTATCGAAGAAGTTATCGATCGTGGAATTATTAATGAAATTAAAGTCAAACTCATCACGTTGGATGAAAGTGCAAGACAGCCTAAATCCCTATTTAGAGAAATTTTCTTGGCAAAAAGGATATGGCAGTTTTCCTGTGAGTGCATCTAAGTTAGATATAGTGCAGCAATATATTTTAAATCAAAAAGAGCATCACAAGAAATTAACATTTAAAGAAGAGTATTTAATGTTTTTGGATAAGTATCATGTTGAATACAATGACAAATATTTGTGGGATTAG
- a CDS encoding type II secretion system protein translates to MNKKNFTLIEILVVVAIIGILGSLLLPSLGKARRKAKTSVCINNLKQVSTFLLMVPDDNQDHYVVGLKKYRTSDVWDDYLALDGYDGRKMLLGWTYWNWIHPNNVQGGDKLYYCPSAEFSQIDAAGYPKRNYILNSNLSWTKGSATQADVAKPSSTVMIREFVAPRNLGSRQYAISGYSDWAGTHSQHGKQMFSNIGFADGSVRSTFLPSTSTLGSGSEDMYDLD, encoded by the coding sequence ATGAATAAGAAAAATTTTACCCTCATTGAAATCTTGGTAGTTGTCGCAATCATCGGCATTCTTGGATCCTTACTTTTACCTAGCCTTGGTAAAGCAAGAAGGAAAGCTAAGACATCTGTATGTATCAATAACCTCAAACAAGTTTCTACGTTTTTACTGATGGTTCCCGATGACAACCAAGATCACTATGTTGTTGGCCTTAAAAAGTACCGTACAAGTGATGTCTGGGATGACTACTTGGCTTTAGATGGCTATGATGGTCGAAAGATGTTATTGGGGTGGACGTATTGGAACTGGATTCATCCAAATAATGTGCAGGGAGGGGACAAGTTATATTATTGCCCATCCGCGGAATTTAGCCAGATAGATGCTGCTGGTTACCCAAAGAGAAATTACATACTCAACTCAAACTTAAGCTGGACTAAGGGCTCGGCAACACAAGCTGATGTTGCAAAGCCTTCTTCAACGGTTATGATTAGAGAATTCGTCGCCCCTAGGAACTTGGGCAGTCGACAGTACGCGATTTCGGGATATTCTGATTGGGCGGGAACTCATTCTCAGCATGGAAAACAAATGTTTTCAAACATCGGTTTTGCCGATGGCAGTGTCAGAAGTACCTTCTTGCCATCGACTTCAACCCTGGGTTCTGGCTCCGAAGACATGTATGATTTAGATTAA
- a CDS encoding DUF6788 family protein — protein MSKTDQEIKARIERIKQEISELGELRPGSISQQYNVCGNPSCKCKDKQDPQKHGPYHKLSYRRKGKGYTQFIKEADLHNVSEQIHNYKKLKQLTGEWIDLSLELLALQKSV, from the coding sequence ATGAGTAAAACTGATCAGGAAATAAAAGCACGAATCGAAAGAATAAAACAGGAAATCTCTGAACTAGGAGAACTCCGACCTGGAAGTATTTCACAACAATATAATGTGTGTGGAAACCCCAGCTGTAAGTGTAAAGACAAGCAGGATCCCCAAAAGCATGGGCCATATCATAAGCTTAGTTATAGGAGAAAAGGCAAAGGATATACACAGTTCATAAAAGAAGCAGATCTACACAATGTTTCAGAGCAAATTCACAACTATAAAAAACTTAAACAATTGACTGGTGAATGGATAGACCTTTCCCTCGAATTATTAGCTCTTCAAAAAAGTGTATAA
- a CDS encoding transposase, producing MIAEKELELWHELAQKVGMKHLSTKKAFLRQLELYSNSPTGSSCQIAGRSPSTLPWSEVISTYRFMDNENISLKALRSFRRELSLAHHPKGSDVLVMNDISLLDYYHHTTKEDRRAIGDGKGKGYEYVCNLAVNPSDGGVLGVLHDCLVNCDGPDDVDMVDYSDSYLKKYLSTDDLEEIKENHKHQMVSHIRASAEHLKEWNPIHVGDREFDDIFIMLATMDKNHDFVLRAKSIRNVQTPNFDALPESALVKKQGGHPMKDGYVCTKISELIKYIPLSPYKELPLDGRGRVTEQINAKRNAQLHIGSVPISLYRQAKRNHKYIKTPQAVDVNLVVIKELNPPEGEEPLLWILFTNRDVDTLEKMTYIGKIYELRWKIEEFFRLLKTTYKLEQARYNSASKVARYLVLITIAAQMTMKLRSLAGISQSASLDDEEYHKVKEAMKHPNDDKIDINLRLFALIARRGGWLGRRRDPIGSTILSRGMMDVLTVLQFQQEHKDLLNELQNNPQNIF from the coding sequence ATGATAGCGGAAAAAGAACTGGAGCTATGGCATGAACTTGCTCAAAAAGTTGGGATGAAACATCTTTCTACGAAGAAGGCTTTTCTACGTCAGCTGGAGCTATATAGCAACTCACCTACGGGATCATCATGTCAAATAGCGGGTAGGTCCCCAAGTACTCTTCCTTGGAGTGAAGTTATTTCTACGTATCGTTTTATGGATAATGAAAATATTAGTTTAAAGGCTTTGCGTAGTTTTCGTCGTGAGCTCAGCTTAGCACATCACCCCAAAGGAAGTGATGTACTAGTCATGAACGATATTTCATTATTAGACTATTATCATCACACTACCAAGGAAGATCGACGAGCTATTGGTGACGGCAAAGGGAAAGGTTATGAGTATGTTTGTAACCTTGCGGTCAACCCAAGTGATGGAGGTGTCCTAGGCGTTCTTCACGATTGTCTAGTTAACTGTGATGGGCCTGACGATGTGGATATGGTGGATTATTCAGATTCGTATCTGAAGAAATATCTGAGCACAGATGATTTAGAAGAAATCAAAGAAAACCATAAACACCAAATGGTCTCTCATATTCGCGCTAGTGCAGAGCACTTGAAAGAGTGGAACCCAATTCATGTAGGAGATCGGGAGTTTGATGATATTTTTATCATGTTAGCCACGATGGATAAAAACCATGATTTTGTACTGCGAGCCAAGAGTATTCGGAATGTTCAAACACCAAATTTTGACGCGTTACCTGAATCCGCTCTTGTAAAAAAACAGGGTGGACATCCCATGAAAGATGGATATGTCTGTACAAAAATTAGTGAACTTATCAAGTATATCCCACTCAGTCCTTATAAGGAATTGCCCTTAGATGGACGCGGTCGAGTAACGGAGCAGATAAATGCTAAACGTAACGCGCAATTACATATAGGCAGTGTACCAATCAGCTTATATCGTCAGGCCAAACGAAATCATAAATATATAAAAACCCCGCAAGCAGTAGATGTCAATTTAGTTGTTATCAAAGAACTTAACCCTCCTGAAGGTGAAGAACCTTTGTTGTGGATTCTTTTTACAAACAGGGATGTAGATACCTTAGAAAAAATGACCTATATTGGAAAAATTTATGAATTGAGGTGGAAAATTGAGGAATTTTTTCGCCTCTTAAAGACCACTTATAAATTGGAGCAAGCACGCTATAATTCAGCTTCCAAAGTCGCCCGTTACCTAGTTTTAATAACTATTGCAGCTCAAATGACCATGAAACTCCGAAGTCTTGCGGGTATTAGTCAATCAGCTTCTCTCGACGATGAGGAATACCATAAAGTCAAAGAAGCCATGAAACACCCAAATGATGATAAGATCGACATCAATTTGAGACTCTTTGCTCTTATCGCTCGTAGAGGCGGTTGGTTAGGACGAAGGCGAGACCCCATTGGTTCAACAATTTTATCCAGGGGTATGATGGATGTCTTGACCGTATTGCAATTTCAACAAGAACACAAAGACTTGTTAAATGAACTGCAAAATAATCCTCAAAATATCTTTTAA
- a CDS encoding NAD(P)/FAD-dependent oxidoreductase, translating into MPLFNNISLSPGASLENALKKLDPQFKSFRILKKSLDARKKSKIMYIYTVETFASVSPPPLEKILLDKFPSDKKPMTTIIGAGPAGLFAALRLVERGLPCRILERGKPILERMRDISRHWKKGQLNPDSNVCFGEGGAGTFSDGKLITRIKSEHIDYVMQRFVDFGSPEEILYLANPHVGSNQIRKVISRLSDLLQEKGCSIEYETRAEEFHMHGNQLTAVTSHKGEKFESDHWILASGHSAHDVYHRLIAANILCESKSFAMGFRIEHPQEFITKAQYGKLYNHPDIPTANYKISCHDKKSDLGVYSFCMCPGGYVLASSAQAGHMVVNGMSNYNHGSPFANSGLVITIDKDKWLGNDPLKALEFQSKIEQKAFATGQDVGATIQVPAQTPENFMRGIRGDIGRSSCPSGVISANLQDIYPKELTEAYVKALENFERKIPGFLTNNALLHAVESRTSSPIRVPRDKENLESPSCMNLYPCGEGAGYAGGITSAAVDGIRCAEAIFAKEFAKL; encoded by the coding sequence ATGCCACTCTTTAATAACATCTCACTTTCCCCTGGCGCTTCTTTAGAGAATGCCCTTAAGAAATTAGACCCACAATTTAAATCTTTTCGGATTCTAAAGAAGTCTTTGGATGCTCGTAAAAAAAGTAAGATCATGTATATCTACACCGTAGAGACATTTGCTTCTGTGAGTCCCCCTCCGCTCGAAAAAATCCTTTTAGATAAATTCCCCTCAGACAAAAAACCTATGACCACCATAATTGGTGCCGGCCCTGCGGGTTTATTTGCCGCTTTGCGCTTAGTTGAGCGTGGACTGCCTTGTCGGATCCTCGAACGAGGAAAGCCTATTCTCGAACGTATGAGAGATATCTCTAGACATTGGAAAAAAGGGCAACTCAACCCCGATTCAAACGTCTGTTTTGGCGAAGGTGGCGCAGGAACTTTTTCTGATGGTAAACTGATCACGCGAATTAAATCTGAGCATATTGACTACGTCATGCAGCGCTTTGTTGACTTTGGTTCACCTGAAGAAATATTATACCTTGCGAACCCTCATGTAGGTTCAAACCAAATCCGCAAAGTCATTTCTCGCTTATCCGATTTACTCCAAGAAAAAGGCTGTAGCATTGAATACGAGACTCGAGCAGAAGAATTCCACATGCATGGAAATCAACTGACGGCAGTAACTTCACACAAAGGCGAAAAATTCGAATCAGATCATTGGATTTTGGCTAGTGGCCATTCAGCTCATGATGTTTATCATCGCTTAATTGCGGCTAATATTTTATGCGAATCAAAATCTTTTGCTATGGGCTTTCGTATAGAGCATCCACAAGAATTCATCACCAAAGCTCAATATGGAAAACTCTACAATCATCCGGACATTCCTACCGCTAACTACAAAATATCTTGTCATGATAAAAAATCTGACCTCGGAGTTTATTCATTCTGCATGTGTCCTGGTGGATATGTCCTGGCTTCCAGTGCTCAAGCAGGCCACATGGTTGTTAACGGCATGTCTAATTACAATCACGGTTCACCCTTTGCTAACTCTGGCTTAGTTATCACTATTGATAAAGATAAGTGGTTAGGCAATGATCCTCTGAAAGCCTTAGAGTTTCAAAGTAAAATTGAACAAAAGGCCTTTGCTACGGGTCAAGATGTTGGTGCCACAATACAAGTACCTGCTCAAACTCCTGAAAATTTCATGAGAGGTATTCGAGGAGATATAGGAAGAAGTTCCTGTCCCTCTGGTGTGATCTCTGCAAATCTACAGGATATCTATCCTAAAGAACTCACCGAAGCTTACGTAAAAGCTCTCGAAAATTTCGAAAGAAAGATCCCTGGTTTCCTTACGAACAATGCCCTACTTCATGCAGTGGAAAGTCGCACGTCTTCCCCTATTCGAGTTCCTAGGGATAAAGAAAATTTAGAGTCGCCTTCTTGTATGAATTTATATCCTTGCGGTGAAGGCGCTGGTTATGCCGGTGGAATTACTTCCGCAGCAGTAGATGGTATACGCTGTGCGGAGGCAATTTTTGCGAAAGAGTTTGCTAAACTCTAA
- a CDS encoding amidohydrolase family protein translates to MRIDSHQHFWNYSLEEYDWIDDSMSVLRRDFLPPHLKEEFDQHQVDASVAVQARCTLEETRWLLDFTKQYKHVAGVVGWIDLKDDKLAEVLEEFKDEKTLCGFREILQGQEPEFMLDPNFIRGLKLLAEKGYSYDILVFPKHLKAVKQLLEELPEMRLVIDHIAKPLIGEGQIDEWAEDINEVAKYPHVYCKLSGMVTETKPGWDSADFDPYMSVIFNAFGEDRIMYGSDWPVCLLSGTYSEVHNLALDFTKKHSATAEAKVFGANAAKFYQL, encoded by the coding sequence ATGCGCATTGATTCACACCAACATTTCTGGAATTACTCTCTAGAAGAATATGACTGGATTGACGACTCCATGAGTGTTCTCCGTCGTGATTTTCTTCCTCCTCACTTAAAAGAAGAATTCGATCAACATCAAGTTGATGCTTCTGTTGCGGTTCAAGCTCGCTGTACTTTAGAAGAGACGCGCTGGCTCCTGGACTTCACTAAGCAATATAAGCATGTTGCTGGAGTTGTGGGCTGGATTGATTTAAAAGACGATAAGCTTGCTGAAGTTCTCGAAGAATTCAAAGATGAAAAAACTCTTTGCGGCTTTCGCGAAATTCTTCAAGGCCAAGAGCCTGAATTTATGCTCGACCCCAATTTTATCCGTGGCCTCAAACTACTTGCTGAAAAAGGCTACAGCTATGACATCTTAGTTTTTCCAAAACACCTTAAAGCAGTTAAACAATTACTGGAAGAACTTCCTGAAATGCGCTTAGTGATTGACCACATTGCCAAACCTTTAATTGGCGAAGGCCAAATTGATGAATGGGCTGAAGATATAAATGAAGTCGCTAAATACCCTCATGTTTATTGCAAACTCTCGGGCATGGTAACAGAAACCAAGCCAGGATGGGATAGTGCTGATTTTGATCCATATATGTCAGTTATCTTTAATGCCTTTGGCGAAGATCGCATCATGTATGGCTCCGACTGGCCCGTTTGCCTACTAAGCGGAACGTATTCTGAAGTTCATAATCTCGCTCTTGACTTCACCAAAAAACATTCTGCTACTGCAGAAGCTAAAGTTTTTGGCGCCAACGCCGCTAAGTTCTATCAGCTTTAA
- a CDS encoding UxaA family hydrolase: MAKKSFLVLHPKDDLAVALTPLSAGKVIVHSDQTITLLTDVKVKHKFALIDFNKDSIMTQYGVPVGRALSDIKTGEAITTENTEHSSDDMCNWMPGYQAPPTDASKFEGQTFKGFQRADGQVGTRNNWLVIPLVFCENNNLMTLREVFNRELGFTDHSSYQDELRNLTELYKNGASVDDILNSAESSGAKTQSSNNLFPNVDGLKFLFHNMGCGGTNEDSQVLAQLLAGYIKHPNTAGATILSLGCQKTQMGLLESYLERLDIANKPIYFHEQQQIGTEQELISKAIKSTFAGLIQANQHQRQDSPLSKLVIGVECGASDGFSGISSNPAIGQVSDLIVKLGGSAVLSEFPELFGVEKEMIMRCKDEKTANTFIDLMRSYEARAEADGTSMSSNPSPGNIKDGLITDAMKSAGAAKKGGTAVIQDVQDYPGYITKKGLNLLNTPGNDVESCTALAGAGCNLILFSTGLGTPTGNPVTPVIKVSSNTKVAITMPDIIDFDTGCIISGEKSLEETGQDLLRHCIDVASGTTISKAEKLGQDDFIPWKRGTSL, encoded by the coding sequence ATGGCTAAAAAAAGCTTCCTCGTGCTTCACCCCAAAGATGATTTAGCAGTTGCACTCACTCCCCTAAGTGCGGGTAAAGTAATCGTACACAGTGACCAGACCATTACACTTCTAACAGATGTTAAAGTTAAGCATAAATTTGCCCTAATAGATTTCAACAAAGATTCAATCATGACTCAATACGGCGTTCCTGTTGGTCGTGCACTCTCTGATATTAAAACTGGCGAAGCCATCACCACGGAAAATACTGAACACAGTAGTGATGATATGTGTAATTGGATGCCTGGCTACCAAGCTCCTCCTACTGATGCCAGTAAATTTGAAGGTCAGACTTTCAAAGGCTTCCAGCGTGCAGACGGTCAAGTAGGAACACGCAATAACTGGCTCGTTATTCCTTTAGTTTTTTGCGAAAATAATAATCTAATGACACTTAGAGAAGTCTTTAATCGTGAACTAGGTTTCACTGATCACAGCTCCTACCAAGATGAATTACGCAATCTTACTGAGCTCTATAAAAATGGCGCAAGTGTGGATGACATTCTCAATTCAGCGGAATCAAGTGGTGCAAAAACTCAAAGCTCAAATAATTTATTCCCAAATGTAGATGGCTTAAAATTCCTTTTCCACAACATGGGATGCGGTGGTACTAACGAAGATTCCCAAGTGCTCGCACAACTGCTTGCAGGTTATATCAAGCATCCAAATACTGCAGGCGCAACGATCCTTAGTCTCGGTTGTCAAAAAACTCAAATGGGCTTACTCGAATCCTATCTTGAACGTTTAGACATTGCCAATAAACCTATATACTTCCACGAACAGCAGCAGATTGGTACCGAGCAAGAACTCATTAGCAAAGCTATCAAGTCTACTTTTGCTGGACTCATTCAAGCTAATCAACATCAACGTCAAGATTCACCTTTGAGCAAGCTAGTCATTGGTGTTGAATGTGGCGCCTCCGATGGTTTCTCAGGTATTTCTTCAAACCCTGCTATTGGCCAAGTGAGTGACCTCATTGTTAAACTTGGTGGCTCTGCAGTTCTTTCTGAATTCCCCGAATTATTTGGCGTTGAAAAAGAAATGATCATGCGCTGTAAAGATGAAAAAACGGCTAATACCTTCATTGATCTTATGCGTAGCTACGAAGCACGTGCAGAAGCCGATGGCACTTCTATGTCAAGCAATCCTTCTCCAGGCAATATCAAAGATGGTCTTATTACCGATGCCATGAAATCTGCGGGCGCCGCAAAAAAAGGTGGCACGGCCGTTATCCAAGATGTCCAAGATTACCCGGGCTACATTACCAAAAAGGGGCTCAATCTTCTCAATACTCCTGGTAATGACGTAGAATCTTGTACCGCTTTAGCCGGTGCAGGCTGCAACCTTATCCTTTTCTCTACTGGACTCGGAACTCCTACAGGCAACCCTGTCACTCCTGTTATTAAAGTTTCCTCCAATACAAAAGTCGCTATCACTATGCCCGATATCATTGACTTCGATACCGGCTGCATTATCTCCGGCGAGAAATCACTTGAAGAAACAGGACAAGACTTACTTCGACACTGTATTGACGTCGCGTCAGGCACTACCATCAGTAAGGCGGAAAAACTCGGTCAAGACGACTTCATCCCTTGGAAACGTGGCACCTCACTTTAA
- a CDS encoding sulfatase: protein MLFSKFSLVFLSSLALLADAPNILVITVDDLKPTLGCYGDEFAITPAIDAIAARGTLFNANYCQQAVCAPSRISMFTGLRPDTTGILDLHTSMRDINPNVITMPQYFKEKGYLSIGYGKIMHGAKNDDTELSWSERDEELPYNREIGKPVLDKFQNPKAQEILKRLSKKSKKLKTNLLMKELKKEGAYFVSEAYDLPDDAYKDGAVAKAGTKRLKELSETKEKFFMVLGFNKPHLPFNAPKKYWDMYDPNKLPLAEYRKQDKQRPKYAYHSFGELAAYKDYKIGEAVDDKRKRHLIHAYYACVSYVDAQIGKVMSELKASGLDKNTVVVLWGDHGWHLGDHGLWCKHSNFEQATKAPLIISAPNYPQGKVSQSSTEFIDIFPTLCKLSGLEVSEQLEGLDLSPILLDPKEKVKDIAVSQYLRWASHGYTMRSGQYRLTLWMPKDYYSFKKFDENQIQEIELYDYKKDPNEKTNFANNPEYKEILEKLKKQFAEHFAEQYDAEKAKAMPGLIKKYSRK from the coding sequence ATGTTATTTTCAAAATTCTCTTTAGTTTTTTTAAGTTCTTTAGCTCTACTTGCAGACGCTCCAAATATTCTCGTTATTACTGTGGATGATTTAAAGCCGACACTAGGCTGTTATGGTGATGAATTCGCAATAACGCCAGCGATAGATGCCATTGCTGCTCGGGGTACATTATTTAACGCGAATTATTGTCAGCAAGCAGTTTGTGCCCCCTCACGAATTTCGATGTTTACAGGTTTGCGTCCGGACACAACGGGCATTCTCGATTTACATACCAGTATGAGAGATATAAATCCCAATGTGATCACGATGCCACAATATTTTAAGGAGAAGGGCTACTTGAGCATTGGCTATGGTAAAATTATGCATGGAGCCAAGAATGACGATACAGAATTATCGTGGTCGGAGCGAGATGAGGAACTCCCCTATAATAGGGAAATAGGGAAACCGGTGCTTGATAAGTTTCAAAATCCTAAAGCACAGGAAATTTTAAAACGACTGAGTAAAAAATCTAAAAAGTTAAAGACTAATTTGTTGATGAAGGAACTTAAGAAAGAAGGTGCCTACTTTGTTTCAGAAGCGTATGATCTGCCCGATGATGCCTATAAAGATGGTGCAGTTGCCAAGGCAGGAACTAAGCGTTTAAAAGAATTGTCAGAGACAAAAGAAAAGTTTTTCATGGTCCTGGGATTTAATAAACCTCACCTACCTTTCAATGCACCTAAAAAATATTGGGATATGTACGATCCGAATAAGCTGCCATTAGCGGAATACCGTAAGCAAGATAAACAAAGACCTAAGTATGCCTACCATAGCTTTGGAGAACTCGCTGCATATAAAGATTATAAAATAGGTGAAGCGGTAGATGACAAACGCAAGCGTCATTTGATTCATGCTTATTATGCCTGTGTAAGTTATGTTGATGCACAAATAGGCAAAGTGATGAGCGAGTTGAAGGCTTCAGGTTTAGATAAGAATACAGTCGTTGTTTTATGGGGAGATCATGGTTGGCATTTAGGGGATCATGGCTTGTGGTGCAAGCATTCGAACTTTGAACAAGCAACGAAAGCACCACTCATTATTTCTGCGCCGAATTATCCTCAGGGGAAAGTAAGTCAATCGTCAACAGAATTTATCGATATATTTCCGACTTTATGTAAGTTGAGTGGCTTGGAAGTTTCCGAACAATTGGAAGGGCTGGATCTTAGTCCCATTTTATTAGATCCCAAAGAGAAAGTAAAAGATATTGCAGTGAGTCAATACCTACGTTGGGCGAGTCATGGTTACACCATGCGTTCGGGTCAATATCGTTTGACATTATGGATGCCAAAGGACTATTATAGTTTCAAGAAATTTGATGAGAATCAAATTCAGGAAATAGAGCTTTACGATTATAAAAAAGATCCTAATGAGAAAACGAATTTTGCGAATAACCCTGAATATAAAGAAATTTTAGAGAAATTAAAAAAGCAATTCGCTGAACATTTTGCGGAGCAATATGATGCAGAAAAAGCCAAGGCAATGCCTGGCTTAATCAAAAAATATAGTCGTAAATAA